The Rickettsiales bacterium genome includes a region encoding these proteins:
- the addA gene encoding double-strand break repair helicase AddA: MYLFNPETCSFVSANAGSGKTSLLTNRVLGLLISGIEADKILCITFTKAAAAEMSKRILDSLASWVMADEKELKEKVSYLTDKECSAEILLRARSLFAQLIESPNSINIQTIHSFSQSLLRRFPLEANINPYFSVMDEHDVGESMAEARLRLFSNALSHDVTLKQSIDFIGGNTSEFRFNKLMNEIIKNKSKFSLFLQYSTDISEIRKKLYDFFSLPNKTDYHSLFMESFNYDENTISILRQAADILITSDSKNDQKIGDNIAYWLNSPDKRQEIIEDYIKIFLTDKSEPRKRLFTKNTAISELMKEYIVGEQRRVAKFHDDRNSLRIIEYSFNLLVITASLLADYEAIKKSHGWMDYDDLIIEANRLLSISGMSEWVLFKLDGGVDHVLVDEAQDTSPLQWQIINCLVKEFFAGEGARDKDRSLFIVGDEKQSIFSFQGADVKEFERRKKYFTDLIESSGKEFHSLDLIKSYRSTKSVLKLVDSVFVSDKARKGVTFSDKKMSHEVIRKNHTGLVELWPLFIKEEDESKASGFNSPKAKLVKHIAETIKGWIDKKEAKAGDIMILLRKRTWFADSLVRALKRRGVAVAGSDRMVLSENLAVRDLIALGEVLLLPDDDLTLASCLKSPIFNLSDDDLFELAYGRGDTTLWKKLSESKKFSASYEILCDLRAKTDFISPFELYSYLLNNLGAYSSFIGRMGEEIADPIDEFMRQIIIYEKSYPKSLQGFISWFTSGSGDVKRDMEQGRDFVRIMTVHSSKGLQSKIVILPDTLSVPSHNEQDDILWFDDIPICCPTDIHKPDKYTKCYEELKGRFLDEYRRLLYVALTRAEDRLYIYGASVKKEPSEDSWYQLVKNGMRDIATPFDTIFGQGLRIGELEKENFYEQVENNNLKTVSEESENDFSFLGRAIPAEQAPVKPITPSKLAEQMPAAISPLAGKNNFVSGKLVHLLLQYLPAQQASKRRETAAIIADKFSSLIDRQVIDKSISDVMNIVNNPEFSFLFAEGSLAEVPIVGNVELKGKIVSVSGQIDRLYIGKTDVWIIDFKSNNYPPSSPEHIPAAYIKQLNLYRLLLKKIYPDKEIHCALLWTVRARLDIVNDDLLKELG, translated from the coding sequence ATTTATCTTTTTAATCCAGAGACTTGTTCTTTTGTATCCGCTAATGCTGGTTCTGGAAAAACCAGTCTTTTGACCAATAGAGTGCTTGGTTTGCTGATTTCTGGGATAGAGGCTGACAAAATATTGTGTATCACTTTTACTAAGGCCGCCGCCGCTGAAATGTCAAAACGTATTCTTGACTCTCTTGCCTCTTGGGTAATGGCGGATGAGAAGGAATTGAAGGAAAAAGTTAGTTATCTGACTGATAAAGAATGTTCTGCGGAAATACTGCTTAGAGCGAGAAGTTTATTCGCCCAGCTTATAGAAAGTCCAAACTCAATCAATATCCAGACAATACATAGCTTTAGCCAGTCATTACTTAGAAGATTCCCGCTAGAGGCAAATATAAATCCTTATTTTTCAGTAATGGACGAACACGATGTAGGTGAGTCAATGGCAGAAGCTCGCTTGCGTCTATTTAGTAATGCTCTATCTCACGATGTTACGTTAAAACAATCAATTGATTTTATTGGCGGTAATACCAGTGAATTCAGATTTAACAAGCTGATGAATGAAATTATCAAGAATAAATCAAAATTTTCACTATTTTTACAATACAGCACTGACATTAGTGAAATCAGGAAAAAATTATACGATTTTTTCTCACTGCCAAATAAAACTGATTATCACAGCTTGTTCATGGAAAGTTTTAATTATGATGAAAATACTATCTCTATTCTTAGGCAAGCCGCGGATATTTTAATTACTTCTGATAGTAAAAACGATCAAAAAATCGGAGATAATATAGCGTATTGGTTAAACTCCCCTGATAAAAGGCAAGAAATTATTGAAGATTACATAAAAATTTTCTTAACTGATAAGTCAGAACCAAGAAAACGTCTTTTTACCAAAAACACCGCCATTAGTGAACTAATGAAAGAATATATAGTTGGTGAGCAAAGGCGGGTCGCTAAGTTTCATGACGATCGTAATTCCTTACGAATAATTGAGTATAGTTTTAACTTACTGGTTATAACCGCTTCTTTGCTTGCTGATTATGAGGCAATAAAAAAGTCACATGGATGGATGGATTATGATGACCTCATAATAGAGGCGAATAGACTTCTCTCAATATCTGGAATGTCAGAGTGGGTGTTATTCAAACTTGATGGCGGGGTTGACCATGTTCTAGTAGATGAGGCGCAGGATACCAGCCCTTTACAATGGCAAATTATAAATTGTCTGGTGAAAGAGTTTTTCGCGGGAGAGGGCGCGCGCGACAAAGATAGGTCTTTATTTATCGTCGGAGATGAAAAGCAGTCAATATTCAGCTTTCAGGGTGCTGATGTCAAAGAGTTTGAAAGAAGGAAAAAATATTTCACCGATTTGATAGAGTCATCGGGAAAAGAATTTCACTCTCTGGATCTGATAAAATCATACCGCTCCACAAAATCCGTATTAAAATTGGTAGATAGTGTCTTTGTTAGCGACAAAGCGAGAAAAGGCGTGACCTTCTCAGATAAGAAAATGTCACATGAGGTTATCCGTAAAAATCATACTGGCTTGGTGGAACTATGGCCATTATTTATAAAGGAAGAAGATGAATCTAAAGCTAGCGGTTTTAACTCTCCTAAAGCAAAGCTGGTAAAACATATCGCCGAGACTATTAAAGGATGGATTGACAAAAAAGAGGCAAAAGCCGGTGATATAATGATTTTGCTTAGAAAACGCACTTGGTTCGCTGATAGTTTGGTTAGGGCATTAAAGAGAAGAGGGGTGGCGGTCGCTGGTAGTGACCGTATGGTATTATCAGAGAATCTGGCAGTACGTGATTTAATCGCTCTTGGTGAGGTTTTACTATTGCCGGATGATGATCTAACTTTGGCATCATGTCTTAAAAGCCCAATATTTAATTTAAGCGATGATGATTTATTCGAATTGGCTTATGGGCGTGGTGATACAACTTTGTGGAAAAAACTCTCAGAAAGTAAAAAATTTTCGGCTAGTTATGAGATTTTGTGTGACCTAAGAGCGAAAACAGATTTCATATCACCATTTGAATTATACTCATACTTACTAAATAATCTTGGAGCTTACTCTAGTTTTATCGGGCGCATGGGAGAAGAGATAGCCGATCCAATAGACGAGTTTATGCGTCAGATTATAATTTATGAAAAATCATACCCTAAGTCTTTGCAAGGTTTTATTAGTTGGTTTACTTCAGGTAGTGGTGATGTAAAACGCGACATGGAACAAGGCAGAGATTTTGTGCGTATTATGACAGTCCATAGTTCTAAGGGCTTACAGTCAAAAATAGTAATCCTACCTGACACTCTATCAGTGCCATCTCATAATGAGCAAGATGATATATTATGGTTTGACGATATACCCATATGTTGTCCAACCGATATTCATAAACCTGACAAATACACAAAATGTTATGAGGAATTAAAGGGTAGATTTTTGGATGAATATCGCCGTTTACTATATGTGGCGCTGACCCGTGCGGAGGATAGGCTCTACATATATGGCGCTAGCGTTAAAAAAGAACCTAGCGAGGATAGTTGGTATCAGCTTGTAAAAAACGGTATGCGGGATATAGCGACTCCATTTGATACAATTTTTGGACAAGGGCTGAGAATTGGTGAATTAGAAAAAGAAAATTTTTATGAGCAAGTGGAAAATAATAATCTGAAGACAGTCTCAGAAGAATCGGAAAATGATTTTTCATTCTTAGGCAGGGCTATACCAGCCGAACAGGCTCCAGTTAAGCCAATTACTCCATCAAAGCTTGCCGAACAGATGCCAGCTGCTATCTCTCCTCTTGCTGGAAAAAATAACTTTGTATCAGGCAAATTGGTACATTTGCTGCTACAATATTTACCAGCGCAGCAAGCTAGCAAAAGAAGGGAAACGGCAGCTATAATAGCTGATAAGTTTTCTTCACTTATTGACAGGCAAGTGATAGATAAATCTATAAGTGACGTGATGAATATCGTTAATAATCCAGAATTCTCCTTTTTATTCGCGGAAGGTTCGCTTGCTGAAGTACCAATAGTTGGTAATGTTGAGCTAAAAGGTAAGATAGTTTCCGTATCAGGTCAGATAGATAGATTATATATTGGTAAAACAGATGTTTGGATAATAGACTTCAAAAGCAATAATTACCCGCCATCCTCACCTGAGCATATACCAGCAGCTTATATAAAACAGCTTAATCTATACCGCCTGTTACTTAAAAAAATCTATCCAGATAAGGAAATACATTGTGCTTTGCTGTGGACGGTACGAGCGAGGCTTGATATTGTTAACGATGATTTATTGAAGGAATTGGGGTAA
- a CDS encoding DUF488 domain-containing protein: MIDGLAKCLQPEIWVFKSRAGEYFTACHIEYLHMPELGIESEKGQNLTTYKDYEQLFKEYDQNHNIKRTGKTRRIAKIIEDKHRVAITCFEADPYHCHRSRKRWH; the protein is encoded by the coding sequence ATTATTGATGGGCTCGCAAAATGCCTTCAGCCAGAAATATGGGTTTTCAAAAGCAGAGCTGGCGAATATTTTACCGCGTGTCATATAGAATATCTGCACATGCCAGAGTTAGGCATTGAGTCCGAAAAAGGCCAAAATTTGACCACATATAAAGATTACGAGCAACTATTCAAAGAATATGACCAAAACCACAATATTAAAAGGACAGGCAAAACTAGAAGAATTGCAAAAATTATTGAAGATAAACATCGCGTGGCAATAACCTGCTTTGAAGCTGATCCATATCATTGCCACCGCAGCCGTAAGCGTTGGCATTAA
- a CDS encoding DUF1465 family protein encodes MRTDIYINQKSIPENILFMPGLYNDAMELLQESQKYFTEYGPRDRAKLPANVLLLYSCEMSRITLRLSSVMSWLLMQRAIAAGEEGADYDSMYGLDFNESCLIDNRAVHGVLPPYVCHLLDSSLELYERVLRLAEQGQQQKKVVVNIH; translated from the coding sequence ATGAGAACAGATATATATATAAATCAAAAAAGCATACCAGAAAATATTTTATTTATGCCTGGTCTTTATAATGACGCTATGGAGTTGTTACAAGAGTCACAAAAATATTTCACCGAATATGGTCCAAGAGATAGAGCGAAACTGCCTGCCAACGTGTTATTATTATACTCCTGTGAAATGTCACGGATAACTCTTAGATTATCAAGCGTTATGTCATGGTTGCTGATGCAAAGAGCGATCGCTGCCGGAGAAGAAGGAGCCGATTATGATAGTATGTACGGCTTAGACTTTAACGAGAGCTGCCTTATTGATAACAGAGCTGTGCATGGAGTATTACCACCTTATGTATGCCATCTTCTTGATAGCTCGTTAGAGCTTTATGAAAGAGTTCTACGTCTCGCTGAACAAGGACAACAACAAAAGAAAGTAGTTGTAAATATACATTAG
- a CDS encoding Trm112 family protein, with amino-acid sequence MVKFDETMLEIIVCPLSKGRLRYDIEKQELISEESSLAYPVRDGIPVMLVEEARKLDNK; translated from the coding sequence ATGGTTAAATTTGACGAAACTATGCTTGAGATAATAGTTTGCCCTCTATCTAAGGGTAGATTACGCTATGATATTGAAAAGCAAGAGCTAATTAGTGAAGAATCTTCTCTTGCCTATCCCGTACGTGATGGGATACCAGTTATGTTGGTTGAGGAAGCGAGAAAGCTTGATAATAAATAA
- a CDS encoding OmpW family outer membrane protein → MEKSWDAKERFMIRGRILNVMPDERTYTSIGGKVTADNSFVPEVDFTYFFTDHFAAELIAAVSPHDMGAVNTGLGNLDLGSVWLLPYPYRAISHKPTWGYPSVCRCWH, encoded by the coding sequence ATGGAAAAAAGCTGGGACGCTAAAGAGCGCTTCATGATTCGTGGTCGCATACTTAACGTTATGCCTGATGAGAGAACCTATACATCTATTGGTGGCAAAGTTACAGCAGATAACAGCTTTGTACCTGAGGTTGACTTTACTTATTTCTTCACCGATCATTTCGCCGCGGAACTTATAGCTGCGGTAAGCCCTCATGATATGGGAGCGGTAAATACCGGTTTGGGCAATCTGGATCTCGGCAGTGTATGGCTTCTCCCCTACCCTTACCGCGCAATATCACATAAACCCACATGGGGCTATCCGTCCGTATGTAGGTGCTGGCATTAA
- the addB gene encoding double-strand break repair protein AddB, with the protein MKSVSNCFTLPPNINFLYELVKYILTNYKGTDLINLLVLLPNRRSCRVMRDIFLDCADGKPLLLPRILGIGDIEEEIFFPDILDISLDACRPIDKTRRHFLLTKLVADFHDKGEKGHNISQSVELARELAGLIDEVHRNRIDLTKLSTLVPDNLASHWQMTLDFLSIISDSWQKILENDNVVDPAHYHVTLLSSVCKLWENNPPTYPVIAAGSTGSQPAVADLLKVIASLPNGKVILPHLDKNMGDTDWEIIGKTHPQYTLKDLLGRMKISRVDVGYLCEPSTDSSHMEDYIRAIFLPAESTAFWKNIELPPPEALSGIGFLETESEFDEALSIAISMREVLETPSKTGVLITNDRKLARMVSNQLWRFGIAIDDSAGSKLADCPQGCFLRLCADMIACRASPVKLLALLRHPLAAGGMSPAKCRKLSRELELLLLRGVRVEKSISGLLEAAVSNERISDDLINFLTIFEEKSRKFFEFFITESKGKIQKAKFEELLAEHIRFATWLASTDEKNGDDILWENEAGKAMSDVITGWLAQSDIFPMTDPMIYPFLFDSLLADETYRPFLNIHPRLHILSPVEARLQNYDYVILGGLNEGVWPQNQKTDSWMSRAQRDELGLPPHEKIIGQGAHDFSGWLFAKEVLLTRAKKDSGVPTMPSRWWVRMTTLLSSRHPEKFRGMSKYSYFAKAKEYIEKPANIDLISAPSPRPPISSRPNKLPVTAVDKWIKEPYYIYARYILNLKKLDDLDRQPNSADFGIMVHKVMEKFNKDYQGKINKNDIRGYILGLFEAELKEFANKPSVVCLWRPRFIAVIDWLASQEESRRKNVNSVIYSEVNSSYSCDIDDKKFTLTARIDRLELLEDGSYILVDYKTGNIPKQSDIKKGEANQLPLSSFIVKNGDCYANSIKLKNSDVSRMEYWRIVPDKTEINVANTDADKAMCEFVNLTREFNNEDMPYKVREFSDDAYNDYEHLIRRSEWEG; encoded by the coding sequence ATGAAGTCAGTTAGTAATTGTTTCACTTTACCACCAAATATAAACTTTCTATATGAGTTAGTTAAGTATATTTTAACTAATTATAAAGGTACAGATTTAATAAATCTATTGGTTTTATTGCCAAATAGACGCTCCTGTCGTGTTATGCGTGATATTTTTCTGGATTGCGCGGATGGTAAACCTCTATTATTACCACGAATATTAGGCATTGGTGATATTGAGGAGGAAATATTTTTCCCCGATATATTAGACATTAGCTTAGATGCGTGCCGCCCTATTGACAAAACACGCAGGCATTTTTTACTTACAAAACTGGTCGCTGATTTTCATGATAAGGGTGAAAAAGGACATAATATCTCTCAATCAGTGGAATTAGCTAGGGAATTAGCCGGTTTAATTGATGAGGTGCATAGAAACAGGATTGATCTAACTAAATTATCCACTCTGGTTCCAGATAATCTCGCCTCACACTGGCAAATGACATTAGATTTCCTTTCCATTATATCGGATAGTTGGCAAAAAATACTGGAAAATGACAATGTGGTAGATCCTGCCCATTATCACGTAACGCTTTTATCATCAGTATGTAAGTTATGGGAGAATAATCCGCCTACCTATCCGGTAATCGCCGCCGGTTCTACTGGTAGTCAACCAGCGGTTGCGGATTTACTTAAGGTTATCGCTAGCCTTCCAAATGGTAAAGTGATACTACCACACCTTGATAAAAACATGGGGGATACTGATTGGGAGATTATTGGGAAAACCCATCCTCAATATACTCTTAAGGATCTTCTTGGGAGAATGAAAATATCTCGAGTGGATGTTGGGTATTTATGTGAGCCATCCACTGACTCGTCACATATGGAGGATTATATAAGAGCAATTTTTTTGCCAGCGGAATCTACAGCCTTTTGGAAAAATATAGAACTTCCTCCGCCTGAGGCATTAAGTGGAATAGGCTTTTTAGAGACTGAAAGTGAGTTTGATGAAGCGTTATCAATAGCCATATCAATGCGTGAAGTTCTTGAGACACCTAGTAAAACAGGAGTCCTTATAACCAATGACAGAAAATTGGCGCGTATGGTGTCAAATCAGTTATGGAGATTTGGCATAGCGATTGATGATTCCGCCGGAAGTAAACTCGCTGACTGTCCACAAGGATGTTTTTTACGCTTATGCGCTGATATGATAGCGTGCAGAGCGTCACCGGTTAAACTTCTCGCATTACTGCGTCATCCTTTGGCGGCAGGCGGAATGAGTCCAGCGAAATGCCGCAAGCTCTCAAGAGAATTGGAGTTGTTGTTATTGCGTGGAGTTCGTGTTGAAAAATCTATATCCGGTTTATTGGAAGCCGCTGTCAGTAATGAGAGGATAAGCGACGATCTTATCAACTTCCTTACCATTTTTGAGGAAAAATCACGAAAGTTTTTTGAGTTTTTTATCACGGAAAGCAAAGGAAAAATACAGAAAGCGAAGTTTGAGGAATTGCTCGCTGAGCATATAAGATTTGCCACTTGGCTTGCTTCTACCGATGAAAAAAATGGAGATGATATATTGTGGGAGAATGAAGCCGGCAAAGCTATGTCAGATGTAATTACGGGATGGTTAGCGCAGTCAGACATTTTTCCAATGACCGATCCAATGATATATCCATTTTTGTTTGATTCTTTACTCGCTGACGAAACTTACAGACCATTTCTTAATATTCATCCACGTTTACATATATTAAGTCCGGTTGAAGCTCGTTTGCAAAATTATGATTATGTTATTTTAGGAGGGCTGAATGAGGGTGTATGGCCGCAAAACCAGAAAACCGATTCATGGATGAGTAGGGCGCAAAGAGACGAGCTAGGTTTGCCACCTCATGAAAAGATAATTGGGCAGGGCGCGCACGATTTTTCGGGATGGTTGTTCGCTAAAGAGGTTTTACTTACTAGAGCGAAAAAAGATTCCGGTGTGCCGACCATGCCGTCACGTTGGTGGGTACGTATGACAACTTTATTATCATCTCGCCATCCAGAAAAATTTCGCGGTATGAGCAAATATAGTTATTTTGCCAAAGCAAAAGAATATATAGAAAAACCAGCGAATATAGATCTCATATCAGCTCCATCGCCACGTCCTCCTATTTCTTCTCGTCCTAATAAACTGCCAGTAACAGCGGTGGATAAATGGATAAAAGAACCATATTATATTTACGCTCGTTATATACTTAACCTTAAAAAACTTGATGATTTGGATCGCCAGCCCAATTCCGCTGATTTTGGTATTATGGTACACAAAGTAATGGAAAAATTTAATAAGGATTATCAAGGTAAGATAAATAAAAATGATATAAGAGGCTATATTCTAGGTCTTTTTGAGGCGGAATTAAAAGAGTTCGCTAACAAGCCTTCTGTTGTTTGTTTATGGAGACCACGTTTTATAGCGGTTATTGATTGGTTGGCTAGCCAAGAGGAAAGCAGGCGTAAAAATGTTAATTCAGTGATTTATAGTGAGGTAAATAGTAGTTATTCCTGTGATATTGATGATAAAAAATTTACTCTAACCGCAAGGATAGATAGGCTAGAGTTACTGGAAGATGGTAGCTATATTTTAGTTGATTATAAAACAGGAAATATTCCTAAACAGTCAGATATTAAAAAAGGGGAAGCTAATCAGTTGCCTCTATCATCATTCATCGTAAAGAATGGCGATTGCTACGCTAATTCAATAAAGCTAAAAAATTCTGATGTATCACGAATGGAGTATTGGAGAATTGTTCCAGATAAAACTGAGATAAATGTAGCAAACACTGATGCTGACAAAGCTATGTGTGAATTTGTTAATCTCACGCGAGAATTTAATAACGAGGACATGCCATATAAGGTACGGGAATTTAGTGATGACGCTTATAATGACTATGAACATTTAATCCGTAGGAGCGAATGGGAAGGATGA
- a CDS encoding DUF5681 domain-containing protein, which produces MFDDEEDDELFAVKTTKKQRGKQFEKGKSGNPSGRPKGSRNKTTMAMLELLEDEAEEITRTVIERAKAGDMMAIKLVMERICPPRKDLPVYFEIGSVKTIFDLIPAIDKLLQAISAGEISPQDAKVVSELIEQQRKTIVSTIPLTPMDDF; this is translated from the coding sequence ATGTTTGATGATGAGGAAGATGATGAGCTTTTCGCTGTAAAAACAACCAAAAAACAGCGAGGCAAGCAGTTTGAAAAAGGTAAGTCTGGAAATCCAAGTGGCAGACCGAAAGGCAGTCGCAACAAAACAACTATGGCGATGCTGGAGCTACTGGAAGATGAAGCCGAAGAAATAACGCGCACGGTTATAGAGCGAGCAAAAGCAGGCGATATGATGGCGATTAAACTGGTTATGGAGCGCATCTGCCCACCGCGTAAAGATTTACCAGTATATTTTGAAATCGGCAGCGTTAAGACTATTTTTGACCTAATTCCTGCCATAGATAAGCTGCTTCAAGCCATAAGCGCAGGAGAAATATCGCCTCAGGACGCGAAGGTTGTTTCCGAGCTTATAGAGCAACAACGAAAAACAATCGTATCCACCATTCCACTTACGCCAATGGATGATTTTTAA
- a CDS encoding AAA family ATPase, producing the protein MNDHKEDIKKLLANEFRILWLAHKNVGLDGYMNLYTNEQQIPFRSKEEGLSFWFNEEQTEHAIEKIIEYYQDGRLPNSTLLLNPIIHHKDKNDNYKPIGSGIVWCSALSLGVNKLNNLPTERLDELGVFVGNFNRGGSENSGLKVIGFCNTPQPPLEDGRTVEGCRELYEITDIQSDLYASSYFLSGISYLTNNGLFQHDNIMSIFAEEEYLSIDGDFIKEISISSQRLLDADKCWNAYERHHSLYKKFGINIENIDNNLRLFNMVAKDINLFDAAGSATSEEGDDEFHFLIPGLLPRGSVSLLAAANGAGKSTISHELCVITATDHSNGNANPTWLGQPVDISECGGVTIFFSGEDGHQIFRARAKMLDPENKANRLVFQRTDFGEHVSFSQHMKNLRKIPDVPLIVIDPARKYLSGDEDNAQAVSDFFDAIEDFAIEKNSAILVVHHLSKGSSPQSAKDVLDCLSGSPVFVDRPRVVIGMYNDGPYVVAGLSKNNIPPNLGMVTEERVFARNPKNLSLIWLPGEEGIRNAPLSEEAIKELSQNK; encoded by the coding sequence ATGAATGACCATAAAGAAGACATAAAAAAATTATTAGCTAATGAGTTTAGAATATTATGGCTAGCTCATAAAAATGTCGGTCTTGACGGATATATGAATCTATATACCAATGAACAGCAAATTCCCTTCAGGTCTAAGGAAGAAGGATTAAGTTTTTGGTTCAATGAAGAACAGACAGAACACGCTATAGAAAAAATAATAGAATATTATCAAGATGGTAGACTTCCAAACAGCACTTTGCTGCTTAACCCGATTATTCACCACAAAGATAAAAATGATAACTACAAGCCAATTGGCTCAGGTATAGTTTGGTGTAGCGCGCTTAGTCTTGGCGTAAATAAACTAAATAATTTACCAACGGAGAGACTTGACGAGTTGGGAGTATTCGTTGGCAATTTTAATCGTGGTGGTAGTGAGAATAGTGGCCTTAAAGTAATAGGATTTTGCAACACACCACAACCACCTCTTGAGGATGGTAGAACCGTGGAGGGATGCAGGGAGTTGTACGAGATAACAGATATACAAAGCGACTTATACGCCAGCTCCTATTTTCTTTCTGGAATTTCCTATTTGACCAATAACGGTCTATTTCAGCATGATAATATAATGTCAATTTTTGCTGAAGAAGAATATTTGAGCATTGACGGCGATTTTATAAAAGAAATATCTATCTCATCACAACGTCTTTTAGATGCTGACAAATGCTGGAATGCTTATGAACGTCATCATTCTTTATATAAAAAATTTGGTATAAATATTGAGAATATTGATAATAATTTAAGACTATTCAACATGGTGGCAAAAGATATTAATCTGTTTGACGCGGCTGGTAGCGCTACCTCTGAGGAAGGTGATGATGAATTTCATTTTCTTATACCCGGTTTATTACCACGTGGCTCAGTAAGTCTTCTCGCCGCAGCTAATGGAGCCGGTAAAAGCACTATATCACATGAGTTATGTGTAATAACCGCGACCGACCATAGCAATGGGAACGCAAATCCCACATGGCTTGGACAACCGGTAGACATAAGTGAATGTGGCGGAGTTACCATATTCTTTTCTGGTGAGGATGGTCATCAGATATTTAGAGCGAGAGCAAAAATGCTTGATCCAGAAAATAAAGCAAACCGGCTAGTCTTTCAGCGTACTGATTTTGGAGAACATGTTAGCTTTTCACAACATATGAAAAACTTACGAAAAATTCCCGATGTCCCGCTTATAGTAATAGATCCAGCACGTAAATATTTATCCGGTGATGAAGATAATGCACAAGCGGTAAGTGATTTTTTTGATGCTATAGAAGATTTCGCCATAGAAAAAAATTCCGCGATCTTAGTTGTACATCATTTGAGTAAAGGATCATCTCCACAATCAGCAAAGGATGTACTGGATTGTCTTAGCGGTTCTCCAGTATTTGTTGACCGACCACGTGTGGTTATCGGTATGTATAATGACGGACCATATGTGGTTGCCGGTCTTTCCAAAAATAACATTCCACCCAATCTTGGTATGGTAACAGAAGAACGTGTATTCGCTAGAAACCCGAAAAATCTTAGCTTAATCTGGCTACCCGGAGAAGAAGGAATACGCAACGCTCCCCTAAGTGAGGAAGCAATAAAAGAGCTATCGCAAAACAAATAG
- the trxA gene encoding thioredoxin TrxA: MTLHIDDGDFEEKVLNATGAFLVDFWAEWCGPCRQIAPVLDEIASEREGKITVVKVNIDKNPATPQKFGVRGIPTLIIFKDGKAVSTKVGSLPKSKLLEWVDSSIA, encoded by the coding sequence ATGACATTACATATTGATGATGGTGATTTTGAGGAAAAGGTGTTAAATGCTACGGGTGCTTTTTTAGTGGATTTTTGGGCTGAATGGTGTGGTCCCTGCCGTCAAATAGCTCCTGTTTTGGATGAAATAGCCAGTGAACGTGAAGGAAAAATCACCGTAGTTAAGGTAAATATTGATAAGAATCCAGCGACACCACAAAAGTTTGGTGTACGTGGTATCCCAACTCTGATTATTTTTAAGGACGGAAAAGCGGTATCCACAAAAGTTGGCTCACTACCTAAAAGTAAACTTCTTGAATGGGTAGATTCATCTATTGCCTGA
- a CDS encoding class I SAM-dependent methyltransferase, producing MNHSIYKTICELGLKSQELISISLDFGLIGQAREIKCIDGYLRYLLRKNVKFDFVAQVAKGKTLLVGEGNLSFALSLARKQSINPAFITATTFEKVNELSQDAKDNAKKLRILGAEVLHGINASKIADIFSDKRFETIIFQFPHAGSREPIDDHNPNFILVSNFLNNAARLLVNDGAVLISAVDSPHYHGAFQFEDAAKEAGFAKPTIYPFEPSDFIGYEHTMTHQSGSALENHDKFSTWVFHLE from the coding sequence ATGAACCACAGTATATACAAAACCATCTGCGAGCTTGGCTTAAAAAGCCAAGAGCTTATTTCCATTAGTCTAGATTTTGGACTGATAGGTCAAGCAAGAGAAATAAAGTGTATTGATGGTTATTTGCGATATTTATTACGCAAGAATGTAAAGTTTGATTTTGTTGCTCAAGTCGCAAAAGGAAAAACTCTATTGGTCGGCGAAGGGAATCTTAGTTTTGCACTAAGCCTTGCTCGCAAGCAATCAATTAATCCAGCGTTTATAACAGCAACCACCTTTGAAAAGGTGAACGAACTTTCGCAAGATGCAAAAGACAATGCTAAAAAATTACGGATACTGGGTGCTGAAGTTCTACACGGTATAAACGCAAGCAAAATAGCAGATATTTTTTCTGACAAAAGGTTTGAAACTATAATTTTTCAATTTCCTCATGCTGGCAGTAGAGAACCGATAGATGATCATAATCCCAACTTTATTTTAGTGAGTAATTTTCTAAATAATGCTGCGCGATTGTTGGTAAATGACGGTGCTGTGTTAATATCAGCGGTGGATAGTCCGCACTATCACGGTGCGTTTCAATTTGAAGATGCTGCAAAAGAGGCTGGTTTTGCTAAGCCAACAATATATCCATTTGAACCAAGTGATTTTATCGGCTATGAACATACCATGACGCATCAAAGTGGAAGTGCGCTAGAAAACCATGATAAATTCAGCACATGGGTTTTTCATTTGGAATAA